The DNA region TGATAATTTTCTCGCGTCAGGAAATCTTCGGTCTTCGCGTGCAGAAATACTCTTCGGTCGGCTAGCATTCGCTCACGCTCCAGGTCTGTTCTTTTTGGTCTTGTGCGGGGTCTGCTCGCTCCAGGGTTCACAAAATCAAGAACACATCTCTTTTGTAAGTTCTTAATCTTTACCCTGTCTTTGTCTTTCTACATTAATATAATGTTTGTCTTTGCCTTTTCTATTATGTAATGTGATTGCATGTTTAAATAATTAGCTTAGGTTTTAATTATGTATCaatgtaaatatttaaataacatgaccatgtaaataaataatcacaaataacaaaaaaaaaatgaaagttgaaaactaaaaaaaaaaaatcaaaattgaaagtttttttAGATCAAGATTAGTTTTGATAACCTTTTGGCCTAACCCCCTTAGATTTGTTTTGAACATGGGCAACTTAAAGCTTAAATGGTTTAACCTAATGTTAAAATCTTTTAGCTTTGAAAACCCATTAGCTTAATGATATATAGGGATACTTGGCTAAAAAAACCTTCAAACTAGCCCAAATCTAaccctaaaaaataaataaatatctctTCATTCAATcggattgatttttttttttatgaatgttagAATTAggattttatcttatataaatgtttatgtatgtgttaataatatatttttttagaatttcttGCAAGTtaggatccatttggatcactaAAAGTCTACTTGGTTAGGGTTAGGTCGAAAGACGGAAGAACAACATGTATGTTGTCGTAGCGGCACTTAGGACCGAGACAGCGACCCCTGGAGCAAGCAGACCCCGCACAGGACCGAGAAGAACAGACCCTGGAGCGCGTGCAGAAAGGATCCTCGGTCGGCTAACATCCGCACACTCTAGGGTCTTTTCTTCCCGGTTCTATGCAGGGTCCCACATCTTATGTGTGGGAAAGGGCTAAAGGCGATATGTCCCACAATTCTTATCTAAAAGATAATCTTTAATTAATACTACAATTTTGGCTTTTTAAAAACATTCATTTAGACTTTGCATACTATTGATTTTCCTTTTATCATGTTTTAGTACTAAGTGTGATTGTCCACAGTTGTATgaatctctttatttttttgttcacatgtcatacatacatatacaagcataaataaaatataagaattgcAAATCAACATATGTATAAGCATATATAAAATCTTGCAAAAGAGAAAAGTATTAGACAAAATATCACTACATTATACATCTCAAAATAAACATCCTTTAAACTCTTTTGAGAAAACGTTTttgatcaattaaaaatgtttagaagatttataaaaattgatttggGTAGGAAATATTTTGTGATTTTAAATACAtcaattccatttttttttgtatgagtaGTTTGAAAGGTATGATAATGCAATATTTTGGGGAaataatgtttttcatgttttgggtaaaaaaatcattttcatgcattttattttttctcgttatttttatttattttagcaaTTAATCAAAgcaatacaaataaataaaacacaaaaataaaccAAGCACACACCAAACAACCAGCCtcaaaagaaaataagttgGTCGGGTCGGTTTTGACCGGATCTAGGTCGAAGACTAGACCATGGATCCAATTTTCAGTCGAAGGTGTGATTCCTCAGTCGGGTGCATGGATCAGCATGAAGAACACGGACAAGCTTCGAAAACACGGTCAAACACAAGAGGGAACACGACGAGATTCATGGAGAACCTCGGTCGGATACATGGGAAGTGACCCATTTTTTATCGGTTAGGCTGTCGGTTGGTTGGGAGGCTGGCTGACTTTTCCGGTCGGGCTCTCGGTCGGGCTCTCGGTCGGCCATAAGGCAGGCTGATTTTTCTAGATCGGGCTCTTAGTTGGCCATGAGGCTAGATGAACTGTTTTGGCCGGGCTCTCGGTTGACCATGAGGCTAACTGAGTTTTCTCGATCGACCTCTCGGTCGCTCCTCCAAAAACCGGTTAGTAAGTTAGCTAAGGATAACTTTGTTGTTGGtcgatcctcaagaacacaCAAACATCAAGAACATGCACACCGAGaaaaaacaaccaaaaaaataaaatattttggactcaaatgttaattttaaatacaatatcACATCATCAATTGatcatacaaaaaaaatcacCAATATTCACTAAATAaggttcttttatttttttaatcaaatcaaaGGTATTTTTAGGtactctaattattttattcatttaatatacaACCTTAATcaccatttataatttttttccttttacaTAATCAATTCATgaaaactttttaataaatttaagtcAATTTGAGGGTTTtcaatttgatgtgaatttgaATATTCTATTAATGCATTAATGTTCTAACATACTTTAATTTTCAGCTCACGTACCGCTTTAAGCTTTAATGTCACATTCACAACATCATTCTTGCATCATCAATGTTGAAAAATGATCgatttgtcttttattaaaatcgAAATTACAAATAACCTATTTAAGGATAAGATTCCTTATAGAGATTATGGATATCCTCATCAAGAAAGTCaacaattttcaaaacaaagtaACCTATTTAAGGCACCAAGGAGACAAGGGGAGGTCTCGATGGTTCTAATTTTATAGAAGATAATTTGTTATATAAGAGCTACAGTAAAAAACAATAGGTCAACAACCCTAACCCAACTCTTAGAAACATATTTTTACTCCTTTGGGCCCAATTGCAATTTTGCACCGTTAGTGAATTCGTGGTTGTGCCCAGTCGAATTGGTTGGGGAATTCAAAATCTACTCTTCCATACCTTTCCAGAACACTTTATCAATTCAAAATCGAAGTTAAATTGAGGGAGAAAACCTGttttgaagaaataaaaatttctcCAGCAGTTTGACTAGGTTTTTCGGAAAACCTGTTGAAGATCTTGAAGCGCATGGCTCATTTTCTCGTATGAGCTTGATGGGacgtaaataattattattattttaattctcttattttctaaaaacatctacaatttttttaataataaataaataaattaatcgaaattaatttataaccgaaattaatttataaccgaaattaattttgttcagaGTCTGATTAAAACGAAAATTTctccaaaattaattatcttgaatagattcaaatatattaataataaataatttttttataatttaatttattatcattttagaaatcgaaattaattatttttagagttCAGTTGACACAATAATgactcaaaaaaataattattaatcaaataattcgTGTAATGAACccatacatatttttttttacaaccATGTGCtcgaaatttattaaaattaatcaactATATACTAGATGAGTAAAAAGATGAATGCCTACTAATATTTCCATAGAACGGAACAAAAGGGTATTATAAATTCCTTATATTGAAAAGCGTGGGCATatgatgttaattttattttttagtttattttatttatgattgataTAGGTGATTTGGCTCACGTAGGCTATTTTTAACCATTacgaaaaatcatttatatatgttaatatgtTATAATTGTTGTTTTGATACATAGTTCATAATTGGTTTGTTTTTTGCAACAATTTGACCAAAAGTTTTTATCATATGTTCTATTTGATAGAGGTGGTATTCATATTCTCTTCTAATATCCATACTTAGTGTTGAATCGAAGCTTATGATAATCCTCAGCATCTACTATTAATTTTTGGCAATTGAAATTGAATATGTGATCATGAGCCTTCTTATAGATGCAACTCAAACCAACTAAATTTTATACAAGGATAATTACCAAAAATCTGAGCAAGAGCAGTTCCCctctttgaaatgatgaaacCGAGTCCTGTCTCTAACAATGATCTCTCTATCGTAAATTCTTGAAATAACCTTAGTAATCGCATGACAATCGCTGCAAACCCGAAGATTTTTTATTATCCGAATAGGTGTTGAATAATCGCCTGCCTCGTCCGAAACAATAAGGGCAAAAGCAATAGCCAACCTTTCGCTATGGTAAGAAAGAgcatcttctttctcttcttcttcgatCTCAAACAAAACTTCCTTGGTTTCTGCCTTATGTCCATACAATTTAACCTTACTAAATATCTCCTCAAgtttcaaatatatatcaaCTGACATCGAGTGCCTTCTATCGCCGGTTAAGAACTCATGCATCACGCCATTAATCTCAACCATACTAACTCCAGGCATTTTCTCAATCTTTCGATCTTTCATCAACTTCCTCAATCTATTCACATCATCCCATTTCCCAATTCTAGCGTATAGATTCGAGAGAAGCACGTAGTTCCCACTAGTCTCAGGATCTAATTCAATCAAATTCCTCAACGCAATTTCGCCACTTTCTAAATTACTATGGATTCTTGCAGCTGCCAATAATGATCTCCATATGATCTCATTGGGCTTCATTGGCATCCTCATAATCCTTTCCTCCGCTTCCTTAAACCGTCCAGCTCGTCCCAAAAGATCCACAAGACAACAGTAATGTTCAAGTCTCGGCTCAATCCCATGAATCTCCATCATTGAATCGAAAATTTCACAGCCTTTGTCTGTCAATCCGGAATGTGAACAGGCAGTTATTATCACAACGATAGTAGCTTCGTCGGGTGATAATTCTTCGTCTAGTTCCATTTCCTCGAATAGGTCAAGCGCTTGATGTCCATAACCATGAATAGCTAAACCCTTAATCATTGTATTGTAACAGAATGTGTCTCTTTCAGGCAATCTATCAAACAGTTGGCGTGCTAAATAAAGACAACCACAACTTACATACATGTCTATCAAGGAGGTACCCACAAACCGATTTAGGTCAAGTTTCTGTTTTAACACATAACCATGAGCCCAAATACCCTGCGAAAGAAGACCCAAATTGGCACAAGCAGTAATTAAAGCGACCAAGGTTAATTCATTGGGCATAACATGAGATATTTGCATTTCCTTAAACAAAACCAGGACTTCCAGAGAACAATTAGCATCACTATCAATACTAGAATATTTCCGGGTGTAAGCTGACAACATAGAGTTCCAAGTGACTAAATCTGGTTGGGTAATTCTATCAAACACCTTCCGTGCATTATCAACTCTTCCACACCTTGAATAGAAATCGACCAAGGAGGTTTGTATAAAACGGTCATAAGGTGGGTCAAGAAACTTGAAGACATGGGCATGGAGGGAACGGCCATGTGAAAGACAGAAAAGAGAGCCACATGCCTTGAAAAGAGAGGGATAGGTGTATTGATTTGGGTTATGAAGATGGGTGGAGATAACTTGGGTGTAAAGTGAGAAAGCAAGTTGAAGATGATGATTGGTGGCGAAAGAGGAGATAAGGGtgttgaagagaaagattgatGGGGAATGGAATTGATAGAAGATGGTGAGAGTGTAGGTTATGGAGGCAATGGAGGAAGAGATGAGGAGAAGACGGCTGATTGGGTAAGTGTGGAGGATCAAACCCGTTGTGATGATTTGGGCGTGTGCTTGATTGAGAGAACGTAGGGTTTTGCATCGTTGTAGAAGATGAAGACTCCGGTGGTTGAAGATGGAATTTACAGGTGGTTTCAACATTGAAGAAATAGAGAAACATCCAGTTATACAAgtcttttattaaattgaagttctatttaataatgttaaaacaatttaaaaaaattaacaagttaaaatcgaaattaaattataaaattttctataaacTAGCATTACTTATACTAGATTTTTCCGAAAGTTTTTTTAACCTATGGGTTAAGTAGCATCAGACACATAGGAGATGGACTGGGGGAGATGAAATGGAAAGAAGGGTTAGTTCGATGGGAGAAATTTGACTAGATGACCTTAAAGATTTGGGTATTTGACTTTTAGACTCCATAATAAAAAGCACTGAtgacacttttatattttttttttggacgaaattgcTCTGTCGCGAGACGTCTCGTTCGCGAgacgaatttttttttttttcaatttattttttcgtCTCATAATTGTCGGGTGTGTCTCGCAggtgcgtctcgcgaatgtTTGTTGCGAGATACAACCGggattgcgtctcgcgattgtagACTTTTCACAAGGCATGGTCGACTTTTCACATGGCATCCGGTTGCGTCTTACGACAAGAgcaatttcataaaaaaaatatataaaaatgtcatAAGTGTTTTTTATGAGGGTCAAAAAGTTAAATATCCCATTTTTAAGACCATTTAGTCAAATTTCCCAATACCTAATCTAATTACTAAATGACATATGTCAATCCTTATAATCATTTCTCTCACACTTAACTCATAAATTTAGCTTTGcttgagaattttaaaaataaataatatattaaattattatatattttatttttcctaaaaaataatataatcatcttaaattattattaattatatatatatatatatatattaaattattatttatatattttttataaaaaataacaaaataatttaaaaaaattattacttgatatatatttaataacatacgataagataatattattttaatatatttaattaataataatttaaaattattatgttattcctctttaaaatatatatatataataatttaatatataattttctcttttaaatttttaacaatatattgataatattaatgtaatatatatttaattaataaaaaattaaaattattatattatttctcctaaaaaaatatatataataattttatatataattttctcttttaaattcTCAATAACATATCATAtcgatatttaattaataataatttaaatgattatattattttttttagttaatataaaatatataataattaaatatattatttcttccTTTAAATTCTCAACTATAATTAAGTTTATGAGTTAATTGGGAGATAAAGGAATTTAAAGGTTGACATGTGTTAATTGGTAATTGGATTTAGACACTATCTGTATGGTAGCATCGAAACAAACCAGCCCTATTTGTTTGAATTCTTTTGGGGTTTGGGTATTCGTGCCTAAGActtgtttgttttgttatatatatatatatatatatattttcagaaCCTGCAAAACCAAAAGAcaaaccaaattaattaaaattaagataaaattcatttaaattcaatttaatttgtttggcttataaatagtatttaaggaaatatatatatatatatatatatatatttatatatatataaatatatataaatatatatatatttatatatatataaatatatataaatatatatatatatatatatatattattcaaacctgcaaaacaaaattaattaaaagatataaagTGTCAATCTAAGAGATTTATGTAACTCATCAATGTAAGGTACAATTATATTGTAGGATAAAGTCCCATTCAAACTTCGTAatctttaaaattcttaattgtAATTGGCATGCCTTTAATCAAATGATCAACTACCACTAACTCAACTAACATGTATTCCgtgtatttgcacgagtaataatataaaaaaacataaaaaaatattacggtaaaaatatgataacatttttaattttatttttaactgttttaagtttatgggcgagtcaactcacaattcgactcaagtattcatttactctcacattgcagaacgatctctaaaacaattgatacagttAGATTCttcaactcaattagtttgacctcTAGAGTTCATTTCTTCCtcatactacgagtgaaaggGAAAATATAAAGACTATCATTAAAGTACCCCAGGAGAGACTTATtttatccatatgaattatgtctcctatctttaaaaatatgaagagagtcaaaaatgtgtcaaaaagcCAATAGCAAGAACTATCAACGACGGCGAAAGAGGGAATGTCGTTGttattgattaaattataagCGACGGCGTAAGCACAATGTCGTCgctattattgttaattatcagTGACGGAATTCCCCATTCGTCGtcattgatattttaattatcaacgtCGGCCTATCGTTGTCGATAAAAGTCATTATCTTTAACAACGAACATTTTAGCGACGAATGGCGACGGTTTTGTTCGCCGACGCTAATATTTATTAGCGATGGCATTACGGGTTTTAGTGACGGTTTATGTCGTTGCTAATGATACATTTTCCACTAATGATAGTTTGTTTTTTCTCTTAAAAGTATCCCAACTTACAAAAAAGTGAAGCATTTTACGAGAAATATATTGAGGCCCCTTCCTCTTCTTGTGTTTCTTCTTCGGCCTCTTCCGCTCTTCCTCTATTAGGGATGAAGACTCTTAGGGTCTTGAGTTTTTGTTTTTCTGATCCTTGAGTTTTTGCTATTGTATAAATAATGCTCTTTGTAATTCAACTATGAACATATTTATCGTGTTTTTCCTTCTTTTATGAACACCACTACTTAGGTGAACATATTGGTCAaatttctttgaatttttttatatatttatagacaCCTCATTTTTACActccaaaattaaaacaaatgcTTTTTGGTCTAATATGATAATCATATTTGCTTATTGGACCGAGAGAACAAAAAttagaaacactttttaaaaatGCCTAGAAATGACCCTTGAAGAGCGGTCTAAACgtcaattttcaaatatactCAGACTTTAGATGATCTAACACCTTCAGATAGACCGGTTTGAAAAATCATTaactttgagtataatattgttattggGCAAAATGTACATAACAACCATTTATAGGCATGTTCTTGCACCCTAACactatttttcattaaaaaaagttGGAATTCGAGAGAtctcatatgttcatattaatcggtttgaaatattatgaattttgagtataatattattgtttgcaACTTTGTGTAGAAGTCTTTTAAAAGggcaaaaaagtcaaaacctAATCAAATTAGGCGGTCCAAAGCTAGGTCAACGCAGCACCCCGCATGCCCAGGATTTTCAAACGTGCGAGTGATGTCACCCCGACGTCAGCGCAcgttatttgaaaaaatgtcCAAATCCCCTTTGATTTGGCATTGTTTTATTGAAGAAAGATCAGCAATGACCTTCAACTTCAAAATTCACCCAGATCGCTACACTCAATGATTTTGGATGATCTTGGATGTTTTGGAAATCTTGAAGAGTCCTTTACAAGGCCTTTTGAATCTTAATTCGAATCAAAGCTCTTAAACCCAAGAAATAGATGGTACAAGACAATGCGACCAAAATATGATCAATTTAGACATGTTTATGGTTAGAAATTCATAACTTGAGCCACAGGACTTCAAAATTAGATTGCTACATATGGTTGGAAAGCAAAGACATATCCCGATCGAATGGCACCTAATTTCACTTCAACGGTTAAGGTGGTCTGCAGCCCGACAACacgatgtaagtacaccaacttCAATCCTAGGGCGAACTAAAGTTATGTGTAAATTCATAAATTCATATCTTTCAACTCACTCAACCATTTGTTGAAAGTGAGCTACCattgaaaagatatttgatttgaatttctATTGGTAACAAGTAGCACTCATGGCTTGACCTACATCACACGCTAGGTTCTCGTAAGCCAGACTTTTCATTTCGCGGCCAATGTTGTTCCATCGCAAATTGCATGAACTTGTGGTATGTCTTGAACTTCATGGGCAAGACAAAATATTAAGCTAACCTCAATACCTTTCTAATGTACCCTAGATCAACCTCAGTGGTGATCTAAGTTAAAAATTATAGTCATTTGAAGTTTCGGTTTGAACAAGATGACTAAATACGAACACTGAAAATGTTTAACTTTAAAATTGTGTAACTTGGGCTACAGTAGACCATTTGGCTTGTTTCAAAGTTCATAGTGTAGCATGACCGATTACCTATAAGAAGGAACTCAGTCAATGCTCGGTTAAGTAAGGAAATAGGTCGTTTCAACTCAATAACTAAGTTACCTATTTCCAAAATTAAATGTTCCAAAGTTACCCTTGATCAAGGGTATATAAAATTCATTTGAGGCACGGTTAGCCATTTGCTAAAATTGGACTTAAGAGCTTAAGATACctattgaagaacactcctaaGATGATTCCAGCGAGAACCTTGCTTCTCCGGCAAACTTAATTTCGGTGACtgtttttcttcctcttccttgcTCCTTTAGGTAGGTTTCTCTCATTGTTTCCTCACTTGTACTTGTATAATTCACATTAATTGTTGAATGTATACATTCACGTTGAGTTCATTTCCAGTTCATTGATTACTTGAAATTAGTTGATTAATTGGTTATCACTAGCTGTTAGATGTTAAGTTAGTATTATTTGAGTCTAGATTAAGAAGATGATATGTCAATACTAACCTCAATCGTAATCAGCATCGATTCTTCAAACATTGGTCATCGAAGGAGAAATTGTCGAACTTTGCACTAGGTGAACTCTAGAATGCCTCCATGTGAACTCTAGAACGCCTCCAGGTCGTAGCAAAGTCTCATTCGTAGCTTGTAGACGTGAGGAAGACAACAACAAAGGCTAAAGAGAAGACGCATCGACCAAGGATGAACCGTAGGCGGAACCATCCTGATCCGCATGGGATTTCCGATTCCATTTctcgtccattcttttctagtGAATCGCAACTCCAATTGATGATTCTCATTGCAACGACGAGTCTTTGAAGCGACGAACTTCGTAGCCTAAAGCAAAGGCGAAGCAAGATGAGGCGAGACGATTGGAGAATCGGATTTCATATCGGAAAATAGAGTAGttatatgttgttaattgttGATTCCATTCGTCATCCTCCGAGAGCTAGACGACAGCGAACAACGGGGCAATTCCCGAGTAGAAGACATCCAATCCTCCATTGAACCTCTATAGAAGCTGTATCGGAACAAGCGACGAAGGAAGATTCCAAGCCGGAATGCGACAAAGTCCGGCTAACACATTTCCTGGGAATCCTCCTTTCCGAAATCCCAAACTATTGAGGAACATTCATTTTGGCCCTTAAAGTTTccattcttttaaaattcccTTGAAActttaattcttaaataatttaattaattatagttaaATTAGCCCTTTGACTTTACATCAATGTGCAATACGGTCCCTAGACTCTTCCAACGTCCAATTTCAATCCCAAACTTTAAATTtcgaattattttcaataattctaaaatatttcgaCCCTACGACTATTTGTTCAAGTCCAATTCGACCCTCaaactttttatatatgtttaatttttgctataaagtttcaatttcatttttttgaaattctgtATGGTTTGTTTGGTTTTTTTCACACCAAACCACCTTGTTTCATCAATTGGAGCCTCTAaatcacttttaaaaaattctaaaaattcaaggatggtcaaaatattatttcctcAAGAATAATATTTGTCCACAATTTTTAGGGTATGTTTGGAAAACGGCCTAATTTCAAATGCTCGTATATTAAGTTATACTACTcgaaaaattacaaaaattttataGCGGGtctacaaaattatttttgacctCCACAAAAATTTTCAGAATTTTCGGAGCACGTTAAAAAAACACTAATTTTGGTAGCATCATATCGGGAGTCCTGTAGCGctaaaaatttcaaactcaaGTTTAGTGTGCTcctaaaaatatgtttgacatGCACGAGaactttcaaaataattcaacatCTTTGTAAAAATTTCTTGATTTTGCTCGTTTCATAAACGGGGCTCCAATTCCTCTCAAATTCTTAATCTACATCCTCTTACACTCGTGAATTCGATTCTTACAAGGATTCACAGTTTGAACTCAATAAGTAAACTCTCaagcaacatgcaaagcagggAATTCACATTGTCGTTCACGTGTGCCCAAGGAACAATCAAGGTTTCATTATATCGTCTTTTGTCTAGAGAAAAATATAACGAGAGTTTAAAGTCATCTTTGAACTAAGAATAAGGTTATCCTTTTTAAATAGACTTAAGACCTGATAATGACAATCAAGAGAATTCGAGTGGTTTGATATCAACCTTTGTCTAAATCTAATTGAAATTTAGAGTCATCTTTGAGCATTGAGCATGGTCAATCCCTCAGATTAGACACAAGGTTAGAATAttcacaaacaaaataattttgaactcATAATGCATGTGTAACGAACCTTCACAAACACAATGACCAGCTACATTCGAGTAGAGACTATCCTTAAGACATGCACATAGGACATAGCGCTACGACCCTTTCTTAATGAGTAATCAAACACCGGACCCTTAATTCGttaatactctaatttttttattttagtttcttTGTGTAGTAAACTAA from Impatiens glandulifera chromosome 5, dImpGla2.1, whole genome shotgun sequence includes:
- the LOC124938477 gene encoding pentatricopeptide repeat-containing protein At5g43790, with the protein product MLKPPVNSIFNHRSLHLLQRCKTLRSLNQAHAQIITTGLILHTYPISRLLLISSSIASITYTLTIFYQFHSPSIFLFNTLISSFATNHHLQLAFSLYTQVISTHLHNPNQYTYPSLFKACGSLFCLSHGRSLHAHVFKFLDPPYDRFIQTSLVDFYSRCGRVDNARKVFDRITQPDLVTWNSMLSAYTRKYSSIDSDANCSLEVLVLFKEMQISHVMPNELTLVALITACANLGLLSQGIWAHGYVLKQKLDLNRFVGTSLIDMYVSCGCLYLARQLFDRLPERDTFCYNTMIKGLAIHGYGHQALDLFEEMELDEELSPDEATIVVIITACSHSGLTDKGCEIFDSMMEIHGIEPRLEHYCCLVDLLGRAGRFKEAEERIMRMPMKPNEIIWRSLLAAARIHSNLESGEIALRNLIELDPETSGNYVLLSNLYARIGKWDDVNRLRKLMKDRKIEKMPGVSMVEINGVMHEFLTGDRRHSMSVDIYLKLEEIFSKVKLYGHKAETKEVLFEIEEEEKEDALSYHSERLAIAFALIVSDEAGDYSTPIRIIKNLRVCSDCHAITKVISRIYDREIIVRDRTRFHHFKEGNCSCSDFW